The Streptomyces kanamyceticus genome window below encodes:
- a CDS encoding phosphatase: MLSTGALRAHLLAARLAGPVATSREESLRSYRLFAARDPRILLGLDPEWCWGPGDLLRLMADKCGVSADPRHTTGADVIDPERTLTALDAFSERLADAARRRLPVLFGTGHPHRLLGFYAALADALSAAGCTVLTPAQGNSVDITTRFGLRTYNLDYVQGVALVREPGVRPAGSGTGAHTHSPLPVRAVLDAAAEAGGPLPELVVGDHGWVCGAGQLGFEAIGLADTDDPALFVGEAEGQVSVVVPLDDAVRSDYYRPLTRYVLNRACLSQ; encoded by the coding sequence GTGTTGAGCACCGGAGCGCTGCGGGCGCATCTGTTGGCGGCTCGGTTGGCCGGGCCTGTGGCCACCTCGCGGGAAGAGAGTCTGCGGAGCTATCGGCTCTTCGCGGCGCGGGACCCCCGGATACTCCTCGGGCTCGACCCCGAGTGGTGTTGGGGGCCCGGTGATCTGTTGCGGCTGATGGCCGACAAGTGCGGGGTCTCGGCGGACCCGCGGCACACTACGGGAGCCGATGTCATCGATCCCGAGCGGACGTTGACGGCGCTCGACGCCTTCTCCGAGCGGCTCGCGGACGCGGCGCGGCGGCGGCTCCCCGTGCTCTTCGGGACCGGTCATCCGCACCGACTCCTCGGGTTCTACGCCGCGTTGGCGGACGCGTTGTCGGCGGCGGGATGCACCGTCCTCACCCCCGCGCAGGGCAACAGTGTCGACATAACGACCCGGTTTGGCCTACGCACGTACAACCTTGACTACGTACAAGGAGTCGCGCTGGTGCGCGAACCCGGCGTGCGTCCCGCCGGGAGTGGCACCGGCGCACACACCCACTCACCACTCCCGGTTCGAGCGGTCCTGGACGCCGCTGCGGAGGCCGGCGGACCGCTTCCCGAGCTGGTCGTCGGGGACCACGGATGGGTCTGCGGAGCAGGTCAGCTGGGGTTTGAGGCGATCGGTCTGGCGGATACGGACGATCCCGCGCTGTTCGTCGGAGAGGCCGAGGGGCAGGTGTCCGTCGTCGTTCCGCTTGATGACGCTGTGCGGTCTGATTACTACCGACCGCTTACTCGCTATGTACTCAATCGAGCGTGTCTGTCACAGTAG
- a CDS encoding VC0807 family protein: MSQLATEAPAKVIPAATATTPVAAGAEARKARIESLKPLVLDAIVPTASYYLLSKGFGMGTMAALAWSSVVPAGRTVWGLVKDRRVNGLAALILTANVVGLLLSLIAGDPRLMLAKDSGITGTVGLAVLVSVFAGRPLMTAGLKPWVTKGNAARIAAWERLSARRGRFARLERTFSVVWGVGLFGEAVARIVGAYTLPVDTMVAMGGVIAAVTITLTIVVSGRLAVGPMEQLVEADVESAHGVQGR; encoded by the coding sequence ATGAGCCAGCTCGCTACCGAGGCCCCTGCCAAGGTCATCCCGGCCGCCACCGCCACCACCCCCGTCGCCGCAGGTGCGGAAGCCCGCAAGGCGCGGATCGAGTCGCTGAAGCCGCTGGTCCTTGACGCGATCGTGCCCACCGCCTCGTACTACCTGCTCAGCAAGGGCTTCGGGATGGGGACCATGGCGGCGCTGGCCTGGAGCAGTGTCGTGCCGGCCGGGCGGACGGTGTGGGGTCTTGTGAAGGACCGGCGGGTCAACGGGCTCGCCGCGCTGATCCTGACCGCCAACGTCGTGGGGCTGCTGCTGAGCCTCATCGCCGGTGATCCGCGGCTCATGCTGGCCAAGGACAGCGGGATCACCGGGACGGTCGGGCTCGCCGTGCTCGTGTCGGTGTTCGCGGGGCGGCCGCTGATGACCGCGGGGCTCAAGCCGTGGGTGACCAAGGGGAACGCGGCCCGGATCGCGGCCTGGGAGCGGCTGAGCGCGCGGCGCGGGCGGTTCGCGCGGCTGGAGCGGACGTTCTCCGTCGTGTGGGGCGTGGGGCTCTTCGGGGAGGCCGTGGCGCGGATCGTGGGGGCGTACACGCTGCCCGTGGACACCATGGTGGCGATGGGCGGGGTGATCGCCGCGGTGACGATCACGCTGACCATCGTGGTCAGTGGCCGACTGGCCGTCGGACCCATGGAGCAGCTGGTCGAGGCGGATGTCGAGAGCGCGCACGGTGTTCAGGGGCGCTGA
- the trpS gene encoding tryptophan--tRNA ligase yields the protein MKRIFSGIKPTGHLTLGNYLGAVRRWAEVDQHQADALFSVVDLHALTVEHDPGRVRRLSRQAATLLLASGIDPGLATVFVQSHVDEHARLSYLLECVATDGEMRRMIQYKEKSARERSRGGSVRLSLLTYPVLMAADILAYGADEVPVGDDQTQHVELTRDLAVRFNQRYGQTFVVPRATPPEVAARVMDLQDPASKMGKSHEAGAGIVYLLDEPDVVRKKILRAVTDSGTEVAYDRESKPGVTNLLEILAACEGGNPEALSGVYESYGALKKDTAEAVVELLRPVQERHKELVADPAYVEEVLRQGAERAREMSRPTVDRAYRAIGLLPPVNEAR from the coding sequence ATGAAGCGGATCTTCAGCGGGATCAAGCCCACGGGGCACCTGACCCTGGGGAACTACCTGGGAGCCGTCCGGCGGTGGGCTGAGGTCGATCAGCACCAGGCCGACGCCCTGTTCAGCGTGGTCGACCTGCACGCACTGACGGTAGAGCACGATCCTGGCCGGGTGCGCAGGCTCAGTCGGCAGGCGGCGACGCTGCTGCTCGCGTCGGGGATCGATCCCGGCCTCGCCACCGTGTTCGTACAGAGCCACGTCGACGAGCACGCCCGGCTCTCCTATCTGCTGGAGTGCGTGGCCACGGACGGCGAGATGCGCCGGATGATCCAGTACAAGGAGAAGTCGGCGCGGGAGCGGAGCCGCGGCGGGAGCGTGCGGCTGTCCCTGCTCACCTATCCCGTACTGATGGCGGCGGACATCCTGGCGTACGGCGCGGACGAGGTGCCGGTCGGGGACGACCAGACCCAGCACGTGGAGCTCACCCGGGATCTCGCGGTGCGGTTCAACCAGCGGTACGGACAGACGTTCGTCGTGCCGCGGGCCACGCCGCCCGAGGTGGCGGCGCGGGTCATGGACCTCCAGGACCCGGCGTCGAAGATGGGCAAGTCCCACGAGGCCGGTGCCGGGATCGTCTATCTCCTCGACGAGCCCGACGTGGTGCGCAAGAAGATCCTGCGGGCCGTCACGGACAGCGGCACCGAGGTCGCCTACGACCGGGAGTCCAAGCCGGGCGTCACGAATCTGCTGGAGATCCTGGCCGCTTGCGAAGGTGGGAACCCAGAAGCCTTGAGCGGTGTATATGAGTCGTACGGCGCACTGAAAAAGGACACCGCCGAGGCCGTGGTGGAGCTGCTCAGGCCCGTGCAGGAGAGGCACAAGGAGCTGGTGGCTGATCCCGCGTATGTAGAGGAGGTGCTGCGGCAGGGGGCCGAGCGGGCCAGAGAGATGTCCCGGCCGACGGTGGACCGCGCCTATCGGGCGATCGGGCTGCTGCCGCCGGTGAACGAGGCGCGGTAG
- a CDS encoding HAD family hydrolase: MRYDLVIFDNDGVLVDSEPLSNTILAGYLTELGHPTSYEDSLRDYMGAAVHRVHDLILERSGERLPADFDEVFHGRVFAAFERELTPVDGALEVLEKLSADGVAYCLASSGSHERIRVGHRKTGLDTYFDERRVFSSQDVGRGKPAPDLFLHAAERMGVAPGRCVVVEDSPLGVQAAVAAGMDVYGFTAMTPAERLGGATELFGDLRELADLLR, encoded by the coding sequence ATGCGATACGACCTGGTCATCTTCGACAATGACGGCGTCCTCGTGGACAGTGAGCCGCTCTCCAACACGATCCTCGCCGGTTATCTGACCGAGCTCGGGCACCCCACGTCGTACGAAGACTCCTTGCGCGACTACATGGGCGCTGCCGTGCATCGCGTACACGATCTGATCCTCGAGCGGAGTGGGGAGCGGCTGCCCGCGGACTTCGACGAGGTCTTTCACGGGCGGGTGTTCGCCGCCTTCGAGCGGGAGCTGACGCCCGTGGACGGGGCCCTGGAGGTCCTTGAGAAGCTCAGCGCCGACGGGGTGGCCTACTGTCTTGCCTCCTCCGGGAGTCACGAGCGGATTCGGGTCGGGCATCGGAAGACCGGGCTCGACACGTATTTCGACGAGCGGCGGGTCTTCAGCTCGCAGGACGTGGGGCGGGGGAAGCCCGCGCCGGATCTCTTCCTGCACGCGGCCGAGCGCATGGGCGTGGCGCCCGGGAGGTGTGTGGTCGTGGAGGACAGTCCGCTGGGTGTGCAGGCGGCCGTGGCGGCCGGGATGGATGTCTACGGGTTCACCGCTATGACGCCCGCCGAGCGGCTCGGCGGGGCCACCGAACTCTTCGGAGACCTGCGGGAGTTGGCTGACCTGCTGCGATGA
- a CDS encoding MFS transporter: MTDVLRRGRASLAFGFLVQGVTFALLVTRIPAIQDRYGISDGLLPVFLAAVPVLAGVASVCTEQLVKRVPPSVVLRWSQPVVLLALLGVGAGDAMWHVAVALGAFGLSVGALDASMNMLGVSLQRAYGRSIMLGFHAAYSLGGIAGASLAWAGAHWDLSLFVSYLPVVVVLLPAALVGSRWYVDAGARDADGDAPAGAGKGGPVVFKLLLPLCLVMSFAYIGDSTVSNWSAKYLQDVLGSSEELSTVPYNVYMVMTLVGRGLGDLGVRRFGAVAVVRAGSVVAALGFAVVAVAPGPWVGIAGFTVLGLGLCVIVPQTFAAAGRLFPGASDSAVARLNVFNYVGFLIGSPLVGGLGDAWNYRGAMLVPMVLVLVTLLYARSFAPEADRYGDGHERPRTADVGRSSNGL, from the coding sequence ATGACAGATGTGCTGCGGCGCGGCAGGGCCTCGCTGGCGTTCGGCTTCCTGGTGCAGGGAGTGACCTTTGCCCTGCTGGTGACGCGGATTCCGGCGATCCAGGACCGGTACGGGATATCCGACGGGCTGCTGCCGGTCTTCCTCGCCGCGGTCCCGGTGCTGGCGGGCGTCGCGAGCGTATGCACGGAACAGCTGGTGAAGCGGGTGCCGCCCAGTGTGGTGCTGAGGTGGTCGCAGCCCGTCGTGTTGCTTGCGCTGCTGGGGGTCGGTGCCGGGGACGCCATGTGGCACGTGGCCGTGGCGCTCGGGGCGTTCGGGCTTTCGGTGGGTGCGCTCGATGCGTCCATGAACATGCTCGGGGTGAGTCTGCAGCGGGCGTACGGGCGGAGCATCATGCTCGGTTTCCACGCCGCGTACAGCCTCGGCGGGATCGCGGGGGCCTCGCTCGCGTGGGCGGGGGCGCACTGGGACCTGTCGCTCTTCGTGTCCTATCTGCCGGTCGTCGTGGTGTTGCTGCCCGCGGCGCTGGTCGGCAGCCGGTGGTACGTCGATGCCGGGGCGCGAGACGCGGACGGTGACGCCCCGGCGGGCGCGGGCAAGGGCGGGCCTGTTGTCTTCAAGCTGCTGCTGCCGCTGTGCCTCGTCATGAGCTTCGCGTACATCGGGGATTCGACGGTCTCCAACTGGAGTGCGAAGTACTTGCAGGACGTGCTCGGGAGCTCGGAGGAGCTTTCGACCGTTCCGTACAACGTCTACATGGTGATGACGCTGGTGGGGCGGGGGCTCGGGGACCTGGGGGTGCGGCGGTTCGGGGCCGTGGCGGTGGTGCGGGCGGGGTCCGTGGTGGCCGCCCTTGGGTTCGCGGTCGTGGCGGTGGCGCCCGGGCCGTGGGTGGGGATCGCGGGGTTCACGGTCCTCGGGCTCGGGCTCTGTGTGATCGTGCCGCAGACCTTCGCCGCGGCGGGGCGGCTCTTCCCGGGGGCTTCGGACTCGGCGGTCGCGCGGCTGAACGTCTTCAACTACGTGGGTTTCCTGATCGGTTCACCGTTGGTGGGCGGGCTCGGGGACGCGTGGAACTACCGGGGGGCCATGCTCGTTCCCATGGTGTTGGTGCTCGTGACCTTGTTGTACGCCCGCTCCTTCGCCCCGGAAGCGGACCGATACGGTGACGGGCATGAGCGGCCGCGCACAGCTGATGTGGGACGAAGCAGTAACGGGCTATGA
- a CDS encoding ABC transporter permease encodes MNAYRTFATAARVLRQLRHDPRSIALMILVPCVMLLLLRYVFDGSPATFDSIGASLLGIFPLITMFLVTSIATLRERTSGTLERLLAMPLAKGDLIAGYALAFGVLAIVQSALATGLALWALGLDVTGSAWLLLLVALLDALLGTALGLFVSAFAASEFQAVQFMPAVIFPQLLLCGLFAQRSTMQPVLEWASNVLPMSYAVDGMNEVLHHPSVTGAFVRDAVIVAACAVLVLGLGAATLRRRTA; translated from the coding sequence ATGAACGCCTACCGCACCTTCGCCACCGCCGCCCGCGTACTGCGCCAGCTCCGCCACGACCCGCGCTCCATCGCCCTGATGATCCTCGTCCCGTGCGTGATGCTGCTGCTCCTGCGCTACGTCTTCGACGGCAGCCCCGCGACCTTCGACTCGATCGGCGCCTCGCTCCTCGGCATCTTCCCGCTCATCACGATGTTCCTGGTCACCTCGATCGCCACCCTGCGCGAACGCACCTCGGGCACCCTCGAACGCCTCCTCGCCATGCCGCTCGCCAAGGGCGACCTCATCGCCGGTTACGCCCTCGCCTTCGGCGTCCTCGCGATCGTCCAGTCGGCGCTCGCCACGGGCCTCGCCCTCTGGGCCCTCGGCCTCGACGTCACCGGATCGGCCTGGCTGCTGCTCCTGGTCGCCCTGCTCGACGCCCTGCTCGGCACCGCGCTCGGCCTCTTCGTCTCGGCCTTCGCCGCCTCCGAGTTCCAGGCCGTCCAGTTCATGCCGGCGGTGATCTTCCCCCAGCTCCTGCTCTGCGGCCTGTTCGCCCAGCGCTCCACCATGCAGCCGGTCCTGGAATGGGCCTCCAACGTCCTTCCCATGTCGTACGCCGTCGACGGCATGAACGAAGTCCTCCACCACCCCTCCGTCACCGGCGCCTTCGTCCGCGACGCCGTCATCGTCGCCGCCTGCGCCGTCCTGGTCCTCGGTCTCGGCGCGGCCACCCTCCGCCGCCGCACCGCCTGA
- a CDS encoding helix-turn-helix domain-containing protein gives MAAEQRPLNEVQFLTVAEVASVMRVSKMTVYRLVHSGHLPAIRVGRSFRVPEQAVHEYLRESYVGVEAG, from the coding sequence ATGGCTGCAGAGCAGAGGCCGCTGAACGAGGTTCAGTTTCTGACCGTGGCGGAAGTCGCCTCGGTGATGCGAGTGTCCAAGATGACCGTGTACCGGCTGGTGCACAGCGGTCATCTGCCCGCCATCCGGGTCGGAAGGTCCTTCCGGGTTCCGGAGCAGGCGGTTCACGAGTACCTCCGCGAGTCGTATGTGGGGGTCGAGGCAGGTTGA
- the proC gene encoding pyrroline-5-carboxylate reductase: MSRTTSQKVAVLGTGKIGEALLSGMIRGGWAPADLLVTTRRQERADELRTRYGVTPVSNADAAKQADTLILACKPQDMAKLLDELAPHVTAERLVISAAAGITTAFIEERLAEKTPVVRVMPNTPVLVDEGMSVISAGSHATGDALAHAEDIFGAVGKTLRVPETQQDACTALSGSGPAYFYFLVEAMTDAGILLGLPRDKAHDLIVQAAVGASVMLRDSGEHPVKLRENVTSPAGTTINAIRELENHGVRAALIAALEAARDRSRELASGNNA, from the coding sequence ATGAGCCGCACCACGAGCCAGAAAGTCGCAGTCCTCGGCACCGGCAAGATCGGCGAGGCCCTGCTCAGCGGCATGATCCGCGGCGGCTGGGCCCCCGCCGACCTCCTGGTCACCACCCGCCGCCAGGAACGCGCCGACGAGCTCCGCACCCGCTACGGCGTCACCCCCGTCAGCAACGCCGACGCCGCCAAGCAGGCCGACACCCTGATCCTCGCCTGCAAGCCGCAGGACATGGCCAAGCTCCTCGACGAACTCGCCCCGCACGTCACCGCCGAGCGCCTCGTCATCAGCGCCGCCGCGGGCATCACCACCGCCTTCATCGAAGAGCGGCTGGCCGAGAAGACCCCGGTCGTCCGCGTCATGCCCAACACCCCCGTACTCGTCGACGAGGGCATGTCCGTCATCTCCGCGGGCAGCCACGCGACCGGCGACGCACTGGCGCACGCGGAGGACATCTTCGGCGCCGTCGGCAAGACGCTGAGGGTCCCCGAGACCCAGCAGGACGCCTGCACCGCCCTGTCCGGCTCGGGCCCCGCCTACTTCTACTTCCTGGTCGAAGCCATGACCGACGCGGGCATCCTCCTCGGCCTCCCCCGCGACAAGGCCCACGACCTGATCGTCCAGGCCGCCGTCGGCGCCTCCGTCATGCTCCGCGACAGCGGCGAGCACCCGGTGAAGCTCCGCGAGAACGTCACCTCTCCCGCGGGCACGACGATCAACGCCATCCGCGAACTCGAGAACCACGGAGTGCGCGCCGCCCTCATCGCAGCCCTCGAAGCGGCCCGCGACCGCAGCAGGGAACTGGCGTCCGGCAACAACGCATGA
- a CDS encoding acetoin utilization protein AcuC → MSGRAQLMWDEAVTGYDFGPGHPMDPVRLALTRSLVGAFGLDQELDVVAAKRAGDSTLRLVHREDYVDAVKAASADPESALGEYGLGTEDDPAFAGMHEASALIAGQSVGAAEAVWRGEALHAVNFAGGLHHAMPGAASGFCVYNDAALAIARLLELGAERVAYVDVDVHHGDGVQAAFWEDPRVLTVSLHEHPRTLFPGTGWPEETGAGSVAEGSAVNVALPAGTGDAGWVRAFHAVVPELLAEFRPQVLVTQHGADTHFEDPLAHLAVSLDAQRAVQVACHELAHEYAEGRWVALGGGGYAVVDVVPRSWAHLVGIAAGRPVEPTAMIPESWRQEVYARTRQLGPGRMTDGRWPVGWKGWESGYDPADRLDQAVLAARRAVFPLRGLLA, encoded by the coding sequence ATGAGCGGCCGCGCACAGCTGATGTGGGACGAAGCAGTAACGGGCTATGACTTCGGCCCGGGTCACCCCATGGACCCGGTGAGACTCGCGCTGACCCGAAGTCTCGTCGGTGCCTTCGGGCTCGACCAGGAGCTGGACGTGGTCGCGGCCAAGCGTGCCGGTGATTCGACGCTGCGGCTCGTGCATCGCGAGGACTATGTGGACGCGGTCAAGGCCGCGTCCGCCGACCCCGAGTCCGCGCTCGGGGAGTACGGCCTCGGTACGGAGGACGATCCGGCCTTCGCCGGGATGCACGAGGCCTCCGCGCTGATCGCCGGGCAGTCGGTGGGAGCGGCCGAGGCGGTGTGGCGCGGCGAGGCCCTGCACGCGGTGAACTTCGCGGGCGGGCTGCACCACGCCATGCCCGGGGCCGCGTCGGGCTTCTGCGTCTACAACGACGCCGCGCTGGCCATCGCCAGGCTGCTCGAACTGGGCGCGGAGCGTGTGGCGTACGTGGATGTGGACGTGCATCACGGTGACGGGGTGCAGGCGGCGTTCTGGGAGGACCCCCGGGTGCTGACCGTCTCCCTGCACGAGCATCCGCGGACGCTCTTCCCCGGGACCGGGTGGCCCGAGGAGACGGGCGCGGGGTCCGTCGCGGAGGGTTCGGCGGTCAATGTCGCGCTGCCCGCGGGGACCGGGGACGCGGGCTGGGTGCGGGCGTTCCACGCCGTGGTGCCCGAGCTGCTCGCGGAGTTCCGGCCACAGGTCCTGGTGACGCAGCACGGGGCCGACACGCACTTCGAGGATCCGCTCGCCCACCTCGCCGTATCGCTGGACGCGCAGCGGGCCGTGCAGGTCGCCTGTCACGAGCTGGCCCATGAGTACGCCGAGGGGCGGTGGGTCGCGCTCGGGGGCGGGGGGTACGCCGTGGTGGACGTGGTGCCGCGGTCGTGGGCGCATCTGGTCGGCATCGCCGCGGGGCGGCCGGTCGAGCCCACGGCGATGATTCCCGAGAGCTGGCGGCAGGAAGTGTATGCGCGGACGCGGCAGTTGGGGCCGGGGCGGATGACGGATGGGCGGTGGCCGGTGGGCTGGAAGGGGTGGGAGTCGGGTTATGACCCCGCCGACCGTCTTGATCAGGCCGTGCTTGCGGCTCGGCGGGCCGTGTTTCCTCTGCGAGGGCTGCTGGCTTGA
- a CDS encoding GlxA family transcriptional regulator: protein MPPVPQRIALLAFPGIRAFDVSVITEVWGTDRTERGVPAFDLRRVAADPAPVPIRGGLTLTPDRGLTWLNRLTGTDLIVVPGLDDHLTSAPEPVLDALRSAHARGTTIAALCGGAFALAQAGLLDGRRAITHWGLVDLFRAHYPLVSVEPDALFIEDGNIWTAAGTAAGIDLCLHLVRTAHGSEAAATVARSMVTAPFRTGTQAQFIEHPTPRADRDADALASVREYALRHLHEPLTVTDLATRAGMSARSFARHFTAATGTTPLRWLLDQRIAAAQKLLERTDLPMPEVARRAGFGSEVTMRQHFASRLTTSPRAYRASFTGGSSPIAR, encoded by the coding sequence CTGCCACCCGTGCCCCAACGCATCGCCCTCCTCGCCTTCCCCGGCATCCGTGCCTTCGACGTCTCCGTCATCACGGAGGTCTGGGGCACCGACCGCACGGAACGGGGCGTGCCCGCCTTCGACCTCCGCCGCGTCGCCGCCGACCCCGCGCCCGTACCGATCAGGGGCGGCCTCACCCTCACCCCCGACCGCGGCCTCACCTGGCTGAACCGGCTGACCGGCACGGACCTGATCGTCGTCCCCGGCCTGGACGACCATCTGACATCCGCCCCGGAACCCGTACTGGACGCCCTGCGCAGCGCCCACGCACGCGGCACCACCATCGCGGCACTCTGCGGCGGCGCCTTCGCCCTGGCCCAGGCCGGACTTCTGGACGGCCGTCGCGCGATCACCCACTGGGGCCTCGTCGACCTGTTCCGCGCGCACTACCCCCTTGTCTCCGTCGAACCCGACGCCCTCTTCATCGAGGACGGCAACATCTGGACCGCGGCAGGCACCGCCGCGGGCATCGACCTGTGCCTGCACCTGGTCCGCACCGCACACGGCTCGGAAGCCGCCGCGACCGTCGCCCGCTCGATGGTCACCGCGCCCTTCCGCACCGGCACCCAGGCCCAGTTCATCGAGCACCCCACCCCGCGCGCCGACCGCGACGCCGATGCCCTCGCCTCCGTACGCGAATACGCCCTCCGTCACCTCCACGAACCGCTCACCGTCACCGACCTCGCCACCCGCGCGGGCATGTCGGCGCGCTCCTTCGCCCGCCACTTCACGGCGGCGACCGGCACGACCCCGCTCCGCTGGCTCCTGGACCAGCGCATCGCGGCCGCGCAGAAACTCCTCGAACGCACCGACCTGCCCATGCCGGAGGTGGCCCGCCGCGCGGGCTTCGGCAGCGAAGTCACGATGCGCCAGCACTTCGCATCGCGCCTCACCACCAGCCCGCGCGCCTACCGCGCCTCGTTCACCGGCGGCAGCAGCCCGATCGCCCGATAG
- a CDS encoding cysteine hydrolase family protein, which translates to MEIAENAALVVIDVQKGFEEEEFWGPRNNPGADDNIASLIDTWQATGRPVVFVRHDASKPVSPLRPGYVGNDFKEYVEQRRGKGAGTELLVTKTVNSAFYGTPDLDAWFKEAGISQFVVTGIQTNMCVETTARMGGNLGYEVLCPLDATHTFDLVGPFGWRLDADELARATAVSLHGGRFAAVVSTEEILAAAR; encoded by the coding sequence ATGGAGATCGCAGAGAACGCAGCGCTGGTCGTGATCGACGTACAGAAGGGATTCGAGGAGGAGGAGTTCTGGGGACCGAGGAACAACCCCGGGGCCGATGACAACATCGCCTCGCTGATCGACACCTGGCAGGCGACGGGGCGGCCGGTCGTGTTCGTCCGTCACGACGCGTCGAAGCCGGTGTCGCCGTTGCGGCCGGGGTACGTGGGCAACGACTTCAAGGAGTACGTCGAGCAGCGGCGCGGGAAGGGGGCCGGGACCGAGCTGCTCGTGACCAAGACCGTGAACTCGGCCTTCTACGGGACGCCGGATCTGGACGCGTGGTTCAAGGAGGCGGGGATCTCGCAGTTCGTGGTGACCGGGATCCAGACCAACATGTGCGTGGAGACGACGGCTCGGATGGGAGGGAATCTGGGGTACGAGGTGCTGTGTCCGCTGGATGCCACGCACACGTTCGACCTGGTGGGGCCGTTCGGCTGGCGCCTCGACGCGGATGAGCTGGCGCGGGCCACGGCGGTCTCGCTCCATGGCGGCCGCTTCGCCGCGGTCGTCTCCACGGAGGAGATCCTGGCCGCGGCGCGGTGA